A window of Candidatus Reconcilbacillus cellulovorans genomic DNA:
TCATCCGCGAAAGGCGTATCGCCAAAGGCGACGTCCTCGCGGTTGCGCAGATCGCCGGCATGATGGCCGCGAAACAGACCTCGCAATGGATCCCGCTCTGCCATCCGCTGCCGCTGTCCGGCGTCGCGCTCGAGATCGAGGAATCGGGCGAGGACAGGCTGCGCATCCGGGCGACGGTGCGGACGACGGCGAGAACGGGTGTGGAGATGGAGGCGCTCGTCGCCGTGTCGGCCGCCGCGCTGACCGTCTACGACATGTGCAAATCGATCGACCGGGCCATGACG
This region includes:
- a CDS encoding molybdenum cofactor biosynthesis protein C; amino-acid sequence: MTERRLTHFDDQGRPRMVDVTDKPETDRTAVAETFVTMRPETLAFIRERRIAKGDVLAVAQIAGMMAAKQTSQWIPLCHPLPLSGVALEIEESGEDRLRIRATVRTTARTGVEMEALVAVSAAALTVYDMCKSIDRAMTIGPTRLLAKTGGKSGSWFADGFEPKEARGKPGCGGESVC